The segment CACGAGCAGCCGGTGCGGGTGGTCCTGGGTCAGCGCCCGCAGTTCCTCGCGGAAGACGACCGAGGACTCGTCGCGGTTGGCGTACAGGAGCACCACCCGGCCCCGGCCCTCGGCCAGGGCCGACTTGGCGATGGACAGGACGGGGGTGATGCCGCTGCCTCCGGCGACGAGCAGCAGGTCGCGGTCGAGGGAGGCGGGGGTGAAGGTGCCGGCCGGGGGCAGCGCCTCCACCTCGTCCCCCGCCGCCACGTGGTCGCAGACCCAGTTGGAGCCGTGTCCGCCGGCGACCCGTTTGACGGTGATCCTCAGGGGCTCGCCGGTGTGCGGCGAGCTCGCGAGGGAGTAGCAGCGGGCGGCCGGGAGGCCGTCCGCGCCGGGCAGCTTCAGGGTGAGGAACTGCCCGGGCCGGTACGCGAAGCGGTCCGCGCTCTCCGGCGGTGCCTGGAGCACGAGGGAGTGCGTGTCGGCCGTCTCGGCGACGACCTCGACGACCCGCAGCCGGTGGGTGCGGGACCCGGTGGTGGGCTCAGCCATCGACGGCCTCCGCGGCGGCGCCCTGGTCGCCGGAGTCCGGGGTGCCGACGGTCAGGGCGCCGTCCGCGACCGCGCGGTCGATGCTCGCCCCGAGGGCCCGGCAGCTCCTGATCCGGGCCGTGGTGCCGGCCCGGCCCCCCGCGTCGCCGAACTCCGCGCAGACGGCGGCCGCGTCGGCGGTCCACTGCACGGAGGTGTGGGCGACGCTGAACTTCTCGCACAGGACCTGGTTTCCGCAGGCCGCGCACTCCACCGCTCGCACGTCAGGCTCCGTTCCCCGGCTCCGCCGCGCGGCGGGCGAGGTTCTCCTCGACCTCGGCGCGCCAGGCCGCGTTCGCCCGCCGGGTGTCGATCTCGAACTCGAAGCGGCGGGTCATCTCGTCCTTGACGTCGGCGGCGTCGACGTAGAACTGCTCGTACCAGCGGCGCAGTTGGTAGACCGGGCCGTCCTCCTCGGTGAGCAGGGGGTTGTCGATCCGGGTCTTGTTCCGCCAGATCTCCACGTCCTGCTCGAAGCCGACGGCGGCGCCCTCCGCGGCGAGCCGGGCGGCCTCCGCGGCCTGCTCGTCGGTCATGCCGGGCAGCCGCTTGACGATCGCGCCGTACTGGAGGAGGAAGCTGTTCTCGTCGATCGGGTAGTGGCAGTTGATCAGGACGATCTCCATCTCCGCGCCGCCGCCGACGTCGCTGTAGAGGAGGTCGATCATGTACGAGGGGCCGAAGTAGGAGGCGTCGGAGCGCAGCCGGCC is part of the Streptomyces showdoensis genome and harbors:
- a CDS encoding ferredoxin--NADP reductase; the protein is MAEPTTGSRTHRLRVVEVVAETADTHSLVLQAPPESADRFAYRPGQFLTLKLPGADGLPAARCYSLASSPHTGEPLRITVKRVAGGHGSNWVCDHVAAGDEVEALPPAGTFTPASLDRDLLLVAGGSGITPVLSIAKSALAEGRGRVVLLYANRDESSVVFREELRALTQDHPHRLLVLHWLASLQGLPAVDRLAATLAPYADREAFVCGPGPLMDAVEQALRTLGAPADRIHRECFFSLGPDVFDAPTVPADTPAGPVRTAEVELDGERHTVGWPATAPLLDALLAAGVDAPYSCREGACSACTCRVLAGEVTMVRNEVLDDRDLAEGYVLACQALPLTERVEITYS